One Ricinus communis isolate WT05 ecotype wild-type chromosome 7, ASM1957865v1, whole genome shotgun sequence genomic region harbors:
- the LOC8266935 gene encoding uncharacterized protein LOC8266935 isoform X1, which yields MVRFSCFNAHIYSHKSKRTVEAMHKTLQDSSQIKVPMVSSKAASLESLHLNEQANYDNDGRTKDVPSCVISERGWKSEEIKGKLDMENDTGIHQKGLVKKSQSLGSALCHEGRVHFDDEIEDEIDQGFSSESLEQNGLVGRDGTNARGVSPVSQQENAPQSESVQVSSELVNNKSIFSIGEPQHLEQEDPANSEILLSGEGANESYNHTPRTHLMLAKSSSMPNMGPSLLFPGGCSYNYMAPHSRSSEDLSILCMRWKEVSFHEVEKREIQEHERNDSGCKTEKINFENSLDDGYDSYNYSALAKDWIVPVTDEITSVKRFQGESLIQQADELQGKDFKIKRIEEWVIDLQHCNPLEETNELSDSIHPLNRDSNVMNGLTAIKRDNKVTPGMETAKRYISSLGASATTAQLSNHGLAVIPFLGAFVSLRVLNLSGNAIVRITAGSLPRGLHVLNLSKNKISTIEGLRELTRLRVLDLSYNRIFRIGHGLASCSSLKELYLAGNKISEVEGLHRLLKLTVLDLRFNKISTAKCLGQLAANYNSLQAISLEGNPAQKNVGDEQLKKYLQSLLPHLVYFNRQPIKVSTLKDAADRSVRLGINAHQFDRGIRSDNKAARKGSHGLGGTRPTSSSTHGRKSQALVSPKPSRGRHARLPPTGTKAITGHRHHYFDIGSKLLNLRSELSIRRSRSEGTLGAL from the exons ATGGTTAGATTTTCGTGCTTCAATGCTCATATCTATTCCCATAAATCGAAG aGAACTGTTGAAGCAATGCATAAAACTTTACAAGATTCATCTCAGATTAAAGTCCCTATGGTATCATCTAAAGCTGCAAGCTTAGAATCATTACATTTGAATGAACAAGCCAATTATGATAATGATGGCAGAACAAAAGATGTACCAAGCTGTGTGATTTCTGAACGAGGCTGGAAATCAGAGGAAATTAAGGGcaaattggatatggaaaatgaCACAGGAATCCATCAGAAAGGCCTTGTTAAGAAAAGTCAGTCTTTAGGAAGTGCCCTATGCCATGAGGGAAGGGTTCATTTTGATGATGAGATAGAGGATGAAATTGACCAAGGATTTTCCAGTGAATCCCTTGAACAGAATGGATTGGTTGGACGAGATGGCACCAATGCACGAGGAGTAAGCCCAGTCAGTCAGCAGGAAAATGCTCCACAATCGGAGTCTGTTCAAGTAAGTTCTGAACTAGTCAACAATAAATCTATTTTCTCAATTGGAGAGCCTCAGCATTTAGAGCAGGAAGACCCTGCAAATTCAGAAATTCTGTTATCTGGTGAAGGTGCCAATGAGTCCTACAACCATACACCTCGCACACATTTGATGTTGGCAAAATCAAGCTCTATGCCTAATATGGGTCCTTCCTTGCTCTTTCCTGGTGGATgttcttataattatatggCGCCTCATTCAAGATCTTCTGAGGACCTAAGTATTTTATGCATGAGGTGGAAAGAGGTTTCATTTCATGAAGTTGAGAAGAGGGAGATTCAAGAACATGAAAGAAATGATAGTGGTTGTAAAacagagaaaataaattttgaaaattctcTTGATGATGGTTATGATTCTTACAATTATTCAGCTTTGGCAAAAGACTGGATAGTTCCTGTTACAGATGAGATAACTTCGGTAAAACGCTTCCAAGGAGAGTCCTTGATTCAGCAGGCTGACGAATTACAGGGCaaggattttaaaattaagcgCATTGAGGAGTGGGTCATTGATCTTCAACACTGCAATCCATTGGAAGAAACAAATGAACTATCAGATAGTATTCACCCACTGAATAGAGATTCCAATGTCATGAATGGTTTGACGGCTATAAAGAGGGATAATAAGGTTACTCCCGGCATGGAGACTGCTAAAAGATATATCTCTTCTTTGGGTGCCTCTGCTACCACAGCTCAGCTGTCAAATCATGGGTTGGCGGTGATTCCATTTCTTGGTGCATTTGTTAGTCTGAGGGTGCTGAATTTATCTGGAAATGCCATAG TGAGGATAACTGCTGGTTCCCTTCCTCGAGGGCTTCATGTGTTGAATCTGTCAAAAAACAAGATTTCCACTATTGAGGGTTTACGTGAACTCACCCGGCTTCGTGTGCTGGACTTGAGCTACAATCGGATATTCAGAATTGGCCATG gTCTGGCTTCTTGTTCCTCCCTGAAAGAGTTATACTTGGCGggaaataaaataagtgaGGTAGAGGGTCTCCACCGCCTCTTAAAACTAACTGTACTGGATCTGCGTTTTAACAAAATCTCCACAGCCAAATGTCTAGGCCAACTGGCAGCTAACTACAATTCCTTGCAAGCCATCAGCTTGGAAGGGAATCCAGCTCAGAAGAATGTTGGAGATGAACAACTCAAGAAATATCTGCAAAGCCTTCTTCCTCATCTTGTTTACTTCAATCGGCAGCCAATCAAGGTCAGCACATTGAAGGATGCTGCAGACCGATCAGTGAGGCTAGGCATCAATGCCCATCAATTCGATCGTGGCATCAGATCGGACAACAAAGCTGCCCGAAAGGGTAGCCATGGTCTAGGTGGCACTAGACCAACATCTTCATCAACTCATGGCCGTAAAAGTCAGGCTCTGGTCTCACCAAAGCCATCCAGGGGTAGGCATGCCCGTCTGCCACCAACTGGAACTAAAGCAATTACTGGCCATCGGCATCATTATTTTGATATCGGCAGCAAACTCCTTAACTTAAGATCGGAGCTCTCTATTCGCAGGAGTCGAAGTGAGGGAACTCTGGGAGCCCTGTGA
- the LOC8266935 gene encoding uncharacterized protein LOC8266935 isoform X2, producing MHKTLQDSSQIKVPMVSSKAASLESLHLNEQANYDNDGRTKDVPSCVISERGWKSEEIKGKLDMENDTGIHQKGLVKKSQSLGSALCHEGRVHFDDEIEDEIDQGFSSESLEQNGLVGRDGTNARGVSPVSQQENAPQSESVQVSSELVNNKSIFSIGEPQHLEQEDPANSEILLSGEGANESYNHTPRTHLMLAKSSSMPNMGPSLLFPGGCSYNYMAPHSRSSEDLSILCMRWKEVSFHEVEKREIQEHERNDSGCKTEKINFENSLDDGYDSYNYSALAKDWIVPVTDEITSVKRFQGESLIQQADELQGKDFKIKRIEEWVIDLQHCNPLEETNELSDSIHPLNRDSNVMNGLTAIKRDNKVTPGMETAKRYISSLGASATTAQLSNHGLAVIPFLGAFVSLRVLNLSGNAIVRITAGSLPRGLHVLNLSKNKISTIEGLRELTRLRVLDLSYNRIFRIGHGLASCSSLKELYLAGNKISEVEGLHRLLKLTVLDLRFNKISTAKCLGQLAANYNSLQAISLEGNPAQKNVGDEQLKKYLQSLLPHLVYFNRQPIKVSTLKDAADRSVRLGINAHQFDRGIRSDNKAARKGSHGLGGTRPTSSSTHGRKSQALVSPKPSRGRHARLPPTGTKAITGHRHHYFDIGSKLLNLRSELSIRRSRSEGTLGAL from the exons ATGCATAAAACTTTACAAGATTCATCTCAGATTAAAGTCCCTATGGTATCATCTAAAGCTGCAAGCTTAGAATCATTACATTTGAATGAACAAGCCAATTATGATAATGATGGCAGAACAAAAGATGTACCAAGCTGTGTGATTTCTGAACGAGGCTGGAAATCAGAGGAAATTAAGGGcaaattggatatggaaaatgaCACAGGAATCCATCAGAAAGGCCTTGTTAAGAAAAGTCAGTCTTTAGGAAGTGCCCTATGCCATGAGGGAAGGGTTCATTTTGATGATGAGATAGAGGATGAAATTGACCAAGGATTTTCCAGTGAATCCCTTGAACAGAATGGATTGGTTGGACGAGATGGCACCAATGCACGAGGAGTAAGCCCAGTCAGTCAGCAGGAAAATGCTCCACAATCGGAGTCTGTTCAAGTAAGTTCTGAACTAGTCAACAATAAATCTATTTTCTCAATTGGAGAGCCTCAGCATTTAGAGCAGGAAGACCCTGCAAATTCAGAAATTCTGTTATCTGGTGAAGGTGCCAATGAGTCCTACAACCATACACCTCGCACACATTTGATGTTGGCAAAATCAAGCTCTATGCCTAATATGGGTCCTTCCTTGCTCTTTCCTGGTGGATgttcttataattatatggCGCCTCATTCAAGATCTTCTGAGGACCTAAGTATTTTATGCATGAGGTGGAAAGAGGTTTCATTTCATGAAGTTGAGAAGAGGGAGATTCAAGAACATGAAAGAAATGATAGTGGTTGTAAAacagagaaaataaattttgaaaattctcTTGATGATGGTTATGATTCTTACAATTATTCAGCTTTGGCAAAAGACTGGATAGTTCCTGTTACAGATGAGATAACTTCGGTAAAACGCTTCCAAGGAGAGTCCTTGATTCAGCAGGCTGACGAATTACAGGGCaaggattttaaaattaagcgCATTGAGGAGTGGGTCATTGATCTTCAACACTGCAATCCATTGGAAGAAACAAATGAACTATCAGATAGTATTCACCCACTGAATAGAGATTCCAATGTCATGAATGGTTTGACGGCTATAAAGAGGGATAATAAGGTTACTCCCGGCATGGAGACTGCTAAAAGATATATCTCTTCTTTGGGTGCCTCTGCTACCACAGCTCAGCTGTCAAATCATGGGTTGGCGGTGATTCCATTTCTTGGTGCATTTGTTAGTCTGAGGGTGCTGAATTTATCTGGAAATGCCATAG TGAGGATAACTGCTGGTTCCCTTCCTCGAGGGCTTCATGTGTTGAATCTGTCAAAAAACAAGATTTCCACTATTGAGGGTTTACGTGAACTCACCCGGCTTCGTGTGCTGGACTTGAGCTACAATCGGATATTCAGAATTGGCCATG gTCTGGCTTCTTGTTCCTCCCTGAAAGAGTTATACTTGGCGggaaataaaataagtgaGGTAGAGGGTCTCCACCGCCTCTTAAAACTAACTGTACTGGATCTGCGTTTTAACAAAATCTCCACAGCCAAATGTCTAGGCCAACTGGCAGCTAACTACAATTCCTTGCAAGCCATCAGCTTGGAAGGGAATCCAGCTCAGAAGAATGTTGGAGATGAACAACTCAAGAAATATCTGCAAAGCCTTCTTCCTCATCTTGTTTACTTCAATCGGCAGCCAATCAAGGTCAGCACATTGAAGGATGCTGCAGACCGATCAGTGAGGCTAGGCATCAATGCCCATCAATTCGATCGTGGCATCAGATCGGACAACAAAGCTGCCCGAAAGGGTAGCCATGGTCTAGGTGGCACTAGACCAACATCTTCATCAACTCATGGCCGTAAAAGTCAGGCTCTGGTCTCACCAAAGCCATCCAGGGGTAGGCATGCCCGTCTGCCACCAACTGGAACTAAAGCAATTACTGGCCATCGGCATCATTATTTTGATATCGGCAGCAAACTCCTTAACTTAAGATCGGAGCTCTCTATTCGCAGGAGTCGAAGTGAGGGAACTCTGGGAGCCCTGTGA